The sequence CAGGGCGCTACAAAAGATATACTGGGATGCAACGGGTTTGTCGTGTCCGGCAATGCCACGGTTGGCGGCAAGGTCTATCACGGAAGGGATTTCATGTTGGCCACCGGCGGTGTTTATCAGGACGAGGCATTGATGACGATCTACATCCCGGATAATGGCAAACCATTCGTTACGCTGGGTGCTCCCGGCTTTGTAGGGCAGACGGCAGGGATAAACAGCCAGGGGCTATCAATGGGTGTTGATGTGGTATTCAGCGGTGCGACAAGGGAAACACCCGGCATGGGATGCCTTCTTGTCATTCGCGATATTATCCAGAACAGCTCAAACCTCGATGAGGCTGTAGAGAGGATGAAGTCCCAGAACAGGGGCGTGTCATGGGTTTACGTTATTGCAGATGATGAAAAAAGCTTAAAATACACAAATGGAACAGTAGTCGAAGAAGGGATGGCGGTAGATAAAAACGGCAAGGAAGTTGGCGGTCCTGATATCCTGAAATGGTATACACAACAGTCTTTGAAAGATCTTATAGAAAAACTGCCCACTGATGAACTGCCGGAAAGAGGTGTGATGACAAGGCCTCAAAACTGGGTATATCCTGCCGCATTCGAGGGGCTTGAGGATTTCCCGCCGCAGATAGAAACGTATGATGATGTAGTGATCGCCGCCAATCACTATATAATCCCCAGGATGGTATTTACTACGTTTTCTCCCTGGATACAGTTTCTTCAGAAGAACTACTGGAAGACATCCAGGACCCTTCTAAGATACAGTGACCTTACAAAGAGGGTATCCGATAAATACGGCCGTATAGATTTTGCAACTGCCCGGGATCTGATAGACTTCATGAACCCCAACAGGGAAGAGGAATCCCTGAGAAACGGTTATGAAGGCTGGACAAGATACAAGGTGGATGGCGAAATCGAAGGCCATCATGACATATTCGACAATCAGGAACTGATTATGGAATGTCTTTACGGCTATTACCGGGCAGATGAACCCTGGGTCAGGATCGACCTGAAACCGTTTATCGATATTTCAGATCACTGAACAGATTCTGCGCTTTCTTTCAGAGAAGAGTCCTGGGCATATATTTTCCCCGCTCTGTTTTCTTCTCTGATTTTCCATGAATCAATATTTGGGGTTTTGACAAGAAGCTTTTCCAGGACTTCCGATCTGGCTGACTTGAACCAGTGCTTTCTCACTTTTCCATTTCCGTCAAGAAGCATTACTCTGAATGATTTGCTGTTATTGCGTATGGATGCTGCTGTGGCTATGTCGGTATGAAAACTGGAATCGTATTCTTCAACGGGACATGAAACAACGGTGATAATGTTTGCGTCGGATAAAGCCAGCTTCCTGATTTCATCATACTGTTTTTTAAAATCGGGATTATTCATATCAGGTGTTTCGACTAGCAGAATCATTGGCTGTTTGTCTGATTCCTCATATGTGCTGGCATAATCAAGCAGTTTTGTTGATCTGTAGCTGTTTCCCTCATGATCCATGAATGTGAAATCCACCATGTCGGGTACGGGTTCGCTGGGCCCGGACATCAACAATACTGCAGCAACGATAAGTATAATCATAATTTTAATTCTGACTCC is a genomic window of Desulfomonilia bacterium containing:
- a CDS encoding C45 family peptidase, which codes for MQKSLISNIFTVLVLVCILIFTACSSSHDNYTETDNPVPGESNKKADAIIAALNQQGFQAVKQVTINGDVGILAKHSIWPQKKCVVLTGKPYSLGYQMGRLLPGGTYNMVKTYTENLLEEYAYVKKGTALFNTVKNMATALAKAAVTEDNAIPDYLLEEMKGVADGANSANSSFKQITADDVLVLNEGLDSLYSILFTGKLPNTQGATKDILGCNGFVVSGNATVGGKVYHGRDFMLATGGVYQDEALMTIYIPDNGKPFVTLGAPGFVGQTAGINSQGLSMGVDVVFSGATRETPGMGCLLVIRDIIQNSSNLDEAVERMKSQNRGVSWVYVIADDEKSLKYTNGTVVEEGMAVDKNGKEVGGPDILKWYTQQSLKDLIEKLPTDELPERGVMTRPQNWVYPAAFEGLEDFPPQIETYDDVVIAANHYIIPRMVFTTFSPWIQFLQKNYWKTSRTLLRYSDLTKRVSDKYGRIDFATARDLIDFMNPNREEESLRNGYEGWTRYKVDGEIEGHHDIFDNQELIMECLYGYYRADEPWVRIDLKPFIDISDH